From Sporosarcina sp. Marseille-Q4943, the proteins below share one genomic window:
- a CDS encoding DUF3427 domain-containing protein, whose protein sequence is MENFVRNLRASLHEGFIDQNESNLGRFKPELLINNGEQNSTVLNTLQEELEASVDFLFSVAFITESGLATLKSSLLDLKLKGVNGKILTSTYLYFNQPKVFRELLKLKNVEVRLTDLKGFHSKGYIFKHATHYSLIVGSSNLTAHALKVNYEWNVKLTSHENGEIVTHFKNQFEDVWENAYLLTEEWIQNYEKEYEKNTVTTLAEQVIEMPSNYNPNAVKEALEITPNKMQLAALSQIQAVREAGNDRGLVISATGTGKTYLSAFDVRSFQPDRMLFIVHREQILNKAKEDFKRILGGIEEEFGMFVGTSKQTDKRYVFASIQTLSKPENLSKFDPEDFDYILIDEVHKAGAASYLRVIDYFRPKFLMGMTATPERTDDFNIYELFNYNIAYEIRLQEALEEDMLCPFHYFGVTDFELNGETIDDTTILSDLVTEERVDHIIDKITYYGYSGDRVRGLMFCSRKAEAIELSDALNSRGIRTIALTGEASPEERERYITQLENGILDYILTVDIFNEGIDIPSINQVVMLRQTQSSIIFIQQLGRGLRKHSSKDFVTIIDFIGNYTNNYLIPIALSGDKSMNKDNVRRKTKDTSYIKGVSTVNFEEIAKKRIFNSISNTNLTTLRILRDAYVELKNKIGRVPYLTDYIENHSIDPVVIAEKHMNYYRFLLKMKEEIPVLSAYEDKVLTMLSQEILNGKRKHEVIMLEMLLDSGSFLKSDYLERLSAEGCRIDSETINSVHRIFDLSFFTQNNKTKYGEKAIVEFDANEGYRFNEAISKGIDENPYFFLLIADIVKSAKIKSRNYQCDKQLTLYEKYSRKDACKLLNWDADESSTMYGYKPKHGTCPIFVTYHKHDDVESSVDYGDEFISPELFKWYTRSNRTIHSPEVQRVIHADQQGYDIHIFVKKDDDEGTDFYYLGKGFPDKASVEEDRMTDKNGRDLPVVHMNMVMEQAVESKLYQYLIEA, encoded by the coding sequence GTGGAGAACTTTGTACGCAACTTGCGTGCTTCATTACATGAAGGGTTTATAGATCAAAATGAAAGCAATCTCGGAAGATTTAAACCTGAATTATTGATTAACAATGGAGAACAGAATAGTACTGTCTTAAATACGCTTCAGGAAGAACTTGAAGCGAGTGTGGATTTTCTTTTCTCTGTTGCATTTATAACTGAAAGCGGTCTTGCGACACTGAAATCTTCACTATTAGATCTGAAGCTAAAAGGAGTTAATGGCAAGATATTAACTTCAACATATTTGTATTTCAATCAACCGAAAGTGTTTAGAGAACTTTTGAAATTAAAAAATGTAGAAGTTCGCCTGACTGACCTAAAAGGTTTTCATTCCAAAGGATATATCTTCAAGCATGCTACCCATTATTCATTAATTGTTGGAAGTTCTAATTTGACTGCACACGCATTGAAAGTAAATTATGAGTGGAATGTTAAGCTAACTTCCCATGAAAACGGGGAAATTGTAACTCACTTTAAAAATCAATTTGAGGATGTTTGGGAGAATGCATATCTATTAACAGAAGAGTGGATTCAAAACTATGAAAAAGAATATGAAAAGAATACCGTAACTACTTTAGCAGAACAAGTAATAGAAATGCCTTCCAATTATAATCCTAATGCTGTTAAAGAGGCATTGGAAATTACCCCGAATAAAATGCAACTTGCCGCTTTAAGTCAAATACAAGCAGTTCGCGAAGCTGGAAATGATAGAGGCCTAGTTATTTCCGCAACTGGTACAGGTAAAACTTATCTTTCTGCATTTGATGTAAGGTCTTTTCAACCAGATCGAATGCTTTTTATTGTGCACAGAGAACAAATATTAAATAAGGCGAAAGAAGACTTTAAGCGTATTCTGGGTGGTATTGAAGAGGAATTTGGCATGTTTGTAGGAACTAGTAAACAAACAGATAAAAGATATGTTTTTGCAAGCATACAAACTCTATCAAAACCAGAGAATCTCAGCAAGTTTGACCCAGAGGACTTTGACTATATCTTAATTGATGAAGTTCATAAAGCGGGAGCTGCATCTTATTTAAGGGTGATTGATTACTTTAGGCCAAAGTTTTTAATGGGAATGACAGCAACTCCTGAACGAACTGATGACTTTAATATATATGAGCTATTTAATTATAATATTGCTTACGAAATTCGACTGCAAGAAGCCCTTGAAGAAGACATGCTTTGTCCATTTCATTATTTTGGAGTAACGGATTTTGAATTAAATGGTGAAACGATTGATGATACTACTATTCTATCGGATCTCGTTACCGAAGAACGGGTTGACCATATAATCGATAAAATAACTTACTATGGTTATTCGGGTGATCGTGTTAGAGGATTAATGTTTTGCAGTCGGAAGGCAGAAGCGATAGAGCTATCAGATGCCTTGAATTCTCGGGGGATTCGAACAATAGCCTTAACTGGTGAGGCCTCACCAGAAGAAAGAGAACGATATATTACTCAGCTTGAAAATGGCATATTGGACTACATTTTAACGGTGGATATTTTTAATGAAGGAATTGATATTCCTAGCATAAATCAGGTAGTAATGCTTCGCCAGACACAATCCAGTATTATCTTTATTCAACAATTAGGCCGTGGATTACGGAAACACAGTTCCAAAGACTTCGTGACAATAATTGATTTCATCGGCAATTACACAAATAACTATCTCATCCCTATTGCATTATCCGGGGATAAGTCAATGAATAAAGATAATGTACGAAGAAAAACCAAGGATACAAGCTATATTAAGGGTGTTTCAACGGTGAACTTTGAAGAAATTGCAAAGAAAAGAATCTTCAACTCTATTAGCAATACAAATCTTACTACGCTAAGAATATTGCGAGATGCGTATGTAGAATTAAAGAATAAAATTGGAAGAGTTCCTTATTTGACTGATTATATTGAAAACCATTCAATAGATCCAGTAGTAATTGCAGAAAAGCATATGAATTATTACCGATTTCTTCTAAAGATGAAAGAGGAAATTCCTGTATTATCTGCATATGAAGATAAGGTTTTAACAATGTTATCCCAAGAAATTCTTAACGGTAAGCGTAAACACGAAGTTATTATGCTAGAGATGTTACTTGACAGTGGAAGCTTTTTGAAGTCAGATTATTTGGAGCGGTTATCCGCTGAAGGTTGTCGAATAGACAGTGAGACAATAAATTCAGTACACCGTATCTTTGACCTATCATTTTTTACACAAAATAATAAAACGAAATATGGTGAAAAAGCTATAGTTGAGTTCGATGCTAACGAAGGATATCGATTTAATGAGGCTATAAGTAAAGGTATTGATGAAAATCCATATTTCTTTCTTTTAATAGCTGACATCGTGAAGAGTGCAAAAATCAAATCACGAAATTATCAATGCGATAAGCAACTCACGTTGTATGAGAAATATTCAAGGAAAGATGCTTGCAAGCTATTGAATTGGGATGCTGACGAAAGTTCGACAATGTATGGTTACAAACCAAAACATGGTACTTGTCCCATCTTTGTAACGTATCATAAACATGACGATGTTGAGTCAAGTGTTGATTACGGTGATGAATTCATTAGCCCGGAACTTTTCAAATGGTATACCCGTAGTAATAGAACAATTCATTCTCCAGAAGTCCAGCGGGTTATTCATGCCGATCAACAAGGTTATGACATCCATATCTTTGTTAAAAAAGATGACGATGAAGGGACGGACTTCTATTACTTGGGGAAGGGGTTTCCTGACAAGGCAAGTGTTGAAGAAGATAGAATGACAGATAAAAACGGTAGGGATCTTCCAGTCGTTCATATGAACATGGTAATGGAACAAGCAGTTGAGAGTAAGCTTTATCAGTATCTAATTGAAGCATGA